In a genomic window of Saccharothrix sp. HUAS TT1:
- a CDS encoding polymorphic toxin type 15 domain-containing protein, with protein MTGPKSSSTTDQAPQSQPRKPRAGDAQGVTGLLQPDEDHDYVRVDVRGDGSCLFYSVVLAAAGANLLPTLSAEPPLKKTTDEVRLDLRRVAAAQMGVDLAGFDAVMEAYQWRERAAIAHHWTQNPARFAADLRGDITSVIIGFLQNLKLVGAIYAQASVPSATAAVDVDGDNPAPQQAPDDNTDDSFSFESEDEDDDDPQVAAARRTRRLAFLTGIGTQHVQDQVVRAEAPLAQDHLIVEDDLRQRGLFADKKPGGTLFAWAISGRLANAISLAHQVRQTGIGSLVRVNSPFAREIKLLVLDALQSRLADPNADVLAPFNGGEFANHLDALIPHYIAEFAATKVYAGQAALAALNDLHGLEIETHSYHGSYQRLFGTDSASTVKVLETPGHFQVLCGPFEPNHLLPPGSVKAPAHESALSGTTSLHLWDNVLELTQLSARAEGKRVVVLAKVHGRRRPAARWLRELIEDGHLLADSLGTILADVEALEEPPYDGGLLSEFLQPFSAIAQKVYDARSVFEHYFDVDLEVEVESGFEEITTLQVVDGVILTNQLVPLESCLARVLRGPLGTGRTLLGAELVHGVMVDALGFQSALDVDQVEEAEGMLRSVGEALHELSAQLGVDSLFDACRRRPMEPLFLPFGVFWPTAKELAKFGIAEVFDEDAFVLEVERQVGLQQIAINRLGADEWMINRDTFNLKVGDRREKIIGNRSGSYLDELARTLLLRNAEIGDEKTRKRKRAWMEQNNKKLAKLVPATDPLTYLMARAELVHDTAQGMEFDPEKEHDTKFLADLLEDILGAVVETDAVDEDGVPLTAMVAGGLVGRSNSQGGWRRVNLDKLAAAVEAMRDDWSGLLPPVDPGNPLAGLAALHNPDQVAGGVRDLPAKPEDITDHIGPGVVNSALGATWGLRDQKDLTAPTTANLLEEVIRDRHPEATWPLLVMNVVLVVQVGDGAHVPPSKPNKRVKK; from the coding sequence GTGACGGGTCCGAAATCATCATCGACCACCGATCAAGCCCCGCAGTCGCAGCCGCGCAAACCCCGCGCGGGTGACGCGCAGGGCGTCACCGGCCTGCTCCAGCCCGACGAGGACCACGACTACGTCCGGGTGGACGTGCGCGGTGACGGCAGCTGCCTGTTCTACTCGGTCGTCCTCGCCGCCGCGGGCGCGAACCTGCTGCCCACCCTGAGCGCGGAGCCGCCGCTCAAGAAGACGACCGACGAGGTCCGGCTCGACCTGCGGAGGGTCGCGGCCGCGCAGATGGGCGTCGACCTCGCCGGGTTCGACGCCGTGATGGAGGCTTACCAGTGGCGCGAGCGCGCCGCCATCGCCCACCACTGGACGCAGAACCCCGCCCGGTTCGCGGCGGACCTGCGCGGCGACATCACCTCCGTGATCATCGGCTTCCTGCAGAACCTCAAGCTGGTGGGGGCCATCTACGCGCAGGCGTCGGTGCCCAGCGCCACGGCGGCCGTCGACGTCGACGGCGACAACCCGGCCCCGCAGCAGGCTCCGGACGACAACACCGACGACTCGTTCTCCTTCGAGAGCGAGGACGAGGACGACGACGACCCGCAGGTGGCCGCCGCCCGCCGCACCCGGCGGCTCGCGTTCCTGACCGGCATCGGCACGCAGCACGTCCAGGACCAGGTGGTCCGCGCCGAGGCGCCGCTCGCCCAGGATCACCTGATCGTGGAGGACGACCTGCGCCAACGCGGCCTCTTCGCGGACAAGAAGCCGGGCGGCACCCTCTTCGCGTGGGCCATCAGCGGGCGGCTCGCCAACGCCATCAGCCTCGCGCACCAGGTGCGGCAGACCGGCATCGGTTCGCTCGTCCGCGTCAACAGCCCGTTCGCCCGCGAGATCAAGCTGCTCGTGCTCGACGCGCTCCAGTCCCGGCTGGCCGACCCGAACGCCGACGTCCTCGCCCCGTTCAACGGCGGCGAGTTCGCGAACCACCTCGACGCGCTGATCCCGCACTACATCGCGGAGTTCGCCGCCACGAAGGTGTACGCGGGGCAGGCGGCGCTGGCCGCGTTGAACGACCTGCACGGCCTGGAGATCGAGACCCACAGCTACCACGGCTCCTACCAGCGGCTGTTCGGCACGGACTCGGCGAGCACGGTGAAGGTGCTGGAGACGCCCGGCCACTTCCAGGTCCTCTGCGGGCCGTTCGAGCCGAACCACCTGCTGCCGCCCGGTTCGGTCAAGGCGCCCGCCCACGAGTCGGCGCTCTCCGGCACGACGAGCCTGCACCTCTGGGACAACGTCCTGGAGCTGACCCAGCTGAGCGCGCGGGCCGAGGGCAAGCGGGTCGTGGTCCTCGCCAAGGTCCACGGCAGGCGGCGGCCGGCGGCGCGGTGGCTGCGCGAGCTCATCGAGGACGGCCACCTGCTCGCGGACAGCCTGGGGACGATCCTCGCCGACGTGGAGGCCCTGGAGGAGCCGCCGTACGACGGCGGCCTGCTGAGCGAGTTCCTGCAGCCGTTCAGCGCGATCGCGCAGAAGGTCTACGACGCCCGTTCGGTCTTCGAGCACTACTTCGACGTCGACCTGGAGGTGGAGGTCGAGAGCGGGTTCGAGGAGATCACCACCCTCCAGGTCGTCGACGGGGTCATCCTGACCAACCAGCTGGTGCCGCTGGAGAGCTGCCTGGCCCGGGTGCTGCGCGGGCCGCTGGGCACCGGCCGCACCCTCCTGGGCGCCGAGCTGGTGCACGGGGTGATGGTGGACGCGCTGGGGTTCCAGAGCGCCCTGGACGTCGACCAGGTCGAAGAGGCCGAGGGGATGCTGCGGTCCGTCGGCGAGGCGCTGCACGAGCTGTCCGCGCAGCTCGGGGTCGACTCGCTGTTCGACGCGTGCCGGCGGCGGCCGATGGAGCCGCTGTTCCTCCCGTTCGGGGTGTTCTGGCCGACGGCGAAGGAGCTGGCCAAGTTCGGCATCGCGGAGGTGTTCGACGAGGACGCGTTCGTCCTGGAGGTGGAGCGCCAGGTCGGGCTCCAGCAGATCGCGATCAACCGGCTGGGCGCCGACGAGTGGATGATCAACCGCGACACGTTCAACCTGAAGGTCGGCGACCGCCGCGAGAAGATCATCGGCAACCGCAGCGGGAGCTACCTGGACGAGCTGGCGCGCACCCTGCTGCTCCGCAACGCCGAGATCGGCGACGAGAAGACGCGCAAGCGCAAGCGGGCGTGGATGGAGCAGAACAACAAGAAGCTCGCCAAGCTGGTGCCGGCGACCGACCCGCTGACGTACCTGATGGCGCGCGCCGAACTCGTGCACGACACCGCGCAGGGCATGGAGTTCGACCCGGAGAAGGAGCACGACACGAAGTTCCTGGCGGACCTGCTGGAGGACATCCTCGGCGCGGTGGTCGAGACGGACGCCGTGGACGAGGACGGCGTGCCGCTCACGGCCATGGTCGCGGGCGGCCTGGTCGGCCGCTCCAACTCGCAGGGCGGGTGGCGGCGCGTCAACCTGGACAAGCTGGCCGCCGCCGTGGAGGCGATGCGCGACGACTGGTCGGGCCTGCTCCCGCCGGTCGACCCGGGGAACCCGCTCGCCGGCCTCGCCGCGCTGCACAACCCGGACCAGGTGGCGGGCGGTGTGCGCGACCTGCCGGCCAAGCCGGAGGACATCACCGACCACATCGGGCCCGGCGTGGTGAACAGCGCGCTCGGCGCGACGTGGGGCCTGCGCGACCAGAAGGACCTGACCGCGCCGACGACCGCGAACCTGCTGGAGGAGGTCATCCGCGACCGGCACCCCGAGGCGACGTGGCCGTTGCTGGTGATGAACGTCGTGCTGGTCGTGCAGGTCGGTGACGGCGCGCACGTGCCGCCGTCGAAGCCGAACAAGAGGGTCAAGAAGTGA
- a CDS encoding lytic polysaccharide monooxygenase, whose amino-acid sequence MVACTFVWTPTASAHGTIVGPATRAYQCWQTWGSNHTNPAMQQQDPMCYQAFRSNADTMWNWMSALRDGLGGNFQGATPNGQLCSNALSRNNSLNTPGQWKTTSVGSNFTMHLYDQASHGADYFRVYISKNGFNPATQTLGWGNLDFITQTGRFAPAKDIRFNISTNGSYRGHHVVFTIWQASHLDQAYMWCSDVNFG is encoded by the coding sequence ATGGTGGCCTGCACGTTCGTCTGGACCCCGACGGCCTCGGCGCACGGCACCATCGTCGGTCCCGCGACCCGCGCCTACCAGTGCTGGCAGACCTGGGGCAGCAACCACACGAATCCTGCCATGCAGCAGCAGGACCCGATGTGCTACCAGGCCTTCCGGTCCAACGCCGACACCATGTGGAACTGGATGAGCGCGCTGCGCGACGGGCTCGGCGGCAACTTCCAGGGTGCGACCCCCAACGGGCAGCTGTGCAGCAACGCGCTGTCCCGCAACAACTCGCTGAACACCCCCGGCCAGTGGAAGACCACCAGCGTCGGCAGCAACTTCACCATGCACCTGTACGACCAGGCCAGCCACGGTGCGGACTACTTCCGGGTGTACATCAGCAAGAACGGGTTCAACCCGGCCACCCAGACCCTCGGCTGGGGCAACCTCGACTTCATCACGCAGACCGGCCGGTTCGCCCCGGCGAAGGACATCAGGTTCAACATCTCCACCAACGGTTCCTACCGGGGCCACCACGTCGTGTTCACGATCTGGCAGGCGTCCCACCTGGACCAGGCGTACATGTGGTGCAGTGACGTGAACTTCGGGTAA
- a CDS encoding copper chaperone PCu(A)C — protein MDGLRTTALLGAVLLAVTACGEPQRVLESGTMGANGRIGDVVLRNAVVQAPPDGPWRPGDDASVTLTLLTESDRSDSLVGVRAGSAARVELVADRDCDGRGERVDRLRLPAGGAVAGPGGVGTAYRLRIVDFTREVLAGTTVPLTFTFADAGETTLDVPVETTGDGDAPPPDPCPARSRR, from the coding sequence GTGGACGGTCTGCGAACGACGGCGCTCCTCGGTGCGGTCCTGCTGGCGGTGACGGCCTGCGGGGAGCCTCAGCGGGTGTTGGAGAGCGGCACGATGGGGGCCAACGGCCGGATCGGCGACGTGGTGCTGCGCAACGCCGTGGTGCAGGCGCCCCCGGACGGCCCGTGGCGGCCCGGTGACGACGCCTCGGTGACGTTGACGCTGCTCACCGAGTCCGACCGGTCGGACTCACTGGTCGGGGTGCGCGCCGGGAGCGCGGCCCGCGTCGAGCTGGTGGCCGACCGGGACTGCGACGGCCGCGGCGAGCGGGTGGACCGGCTCCGCCTGCCCGCCGGGGGCGCGGTCGCCGGACCGGGCGGTGTCGGCACGGCCTACCGCCTGCGGATCGTCGACTTCACCCGGGAAGTGCTCGCGGGCACGACCGTCCCGCTCACGTTCACCTTCGCCGACGCCGGTGAGACGACGCTGGACGTGCCGGTGGAGACCACCGGTGACGGCGACGCGCCGCCGCCCGACCCGTGCCCGGCGCGGAGCCGGCGGTGA